CGGCAGGCCGACGAGGGCCAGCAGCTCTTCGACGCGGGCGTCGCGCTGCGCCCTCGCCCAGCGCTTGACGCGGAGCCCATACGCGATGTTCTCGGAGACGCTGCGGTGCGAGAACAGCTGCCCGTCTTGAAACACGAGCCCAAACTCGCGCTTGTGCGGCGGCACCCCGGCGAGGTCCTCGCCGGCCCAGCGCACGGTTCCAGACGACAGGGGCTCAAGCCCGGCGATCGCCCGCAGCAGCGTCGACTTGCCGCACCCCGAGGGCCCGAGGAGCGCGACGACCTCGCCGCGACCGACCGCGAAGTTCGCGTCTCGCACGATCGGCTCGTCCCGCCGGTACGCGACGCTCGCTCCGTCAACGACAAGCCCGGCGCCGGCCCCAGCCCACGCACCGGCCCCGGCCCCGGCTTCCACTCCGCTGTGTGCGCTCACCAGCTTCCTCCTACTCCGGCGTCAACACGCCAGCGTTCAGCAAAGACCATAATCCCAGCCGCGAGCGCACCGAGTACGACGGAGGCGGCAAGCGCGGCACCGTAGCTCGCCGGGTCTGGGTTCGCCACGAGCGCCGCGATCGCCACCGGTAGCGTCTGCGCATCGGGCCGCACGAGGAAGGCCGTCGCACCGAATTCCCCGAGCGACACCGCAAACGCGAACCCGAGCGCGAGCCCCGCAGACCGCCCGAGCAGGGCGAGGTCGATCGTGCCGAGCACACGAAGCGGTGAAGCGCCCAGCATCGTCGCGGCCTCCCGCGTGCGCGGGTCGATCGCGCGCAGCACCGGCGTCAGTGTCCGCACCACGAGCGGCAGTGCGACGAGCGCCTGCGCAATCGGGATGAGCACGACCGATGTGCGCAGGTCGAACCCGATACCGAACGGCCGATGCATCGTCAGCAGCAGCCCGAAGCCGAGCGTGACCGCCGAAATGCCGAGCGGCAGCATGATCGCCGCGTCGTAGACCGCGATCCCCCGCGAGAGTGCGCGCGACCGCGGCCTGCGCGAGACGACGAGCGCGACGACCATGCCGAGCGTGACCGCAATAAGCGTCGCGATACAGGCGATGCCGAGCGACAGCGCGGCGGAGTCAAAGACGGAGCCGTGCAGCGGCGACGATGGCGGCGGGTCGACGAGCGCGCGATAGTTCTCGAGCGAGAACCCGACGCCGCCGGGCCCCGCGAGCGAGCGGCGCACGAGTGCCCCGATCGGGAGGACGTGAAGCAGCAGCACCGTCGCCCCGAACACCGCAATGACCGGCGCGTCGCTCCGGCGGGGTGGCCGCACCTCGCTGCGTGCCTCGTTCGGTCGCTCGCTGTGCCCGCGCAGGATCGCCGAGACGCCGAGCGCGAGAGTAACGATGGCAAACTGCACGAGCGACAGCACGGCCGCCGACCGCAGGTCGAGGAACTGCACCGTGAGCCGGTAGATCTCGGTTTCGATGTTCGCGAACTCGCGCCCGCCGAGTATCAGCACGACGCCGAACGACGTCGCACAGAAGAGAAACACGAGCGCCGCCGCTGACGCGAGCGCTGGGCCGAGCGCGGGGAGCGTGACCGTCATGAACACCCGCACCGGCCCCCCACCGAGGGTGCGCGCCGCCTGCCCCTGGCGAGTGTCGAGCTGCGCCCAGTACCCGCCGACGGTGCGGGCGACGACGGTCACGTTGAAGAACGCGAGCGCGAGCACCACGACCGTGAGTGAGCGGTCAAGCCCGAGCCAGTGGAGGGCACCGCCCGGCCCGTAGAGCGCGGTGAACGCGACGCCAACGACAACGGCGGGGAGCACGAACGGCACCGTCAGAATCGCGCGGAGCACACCGCGGCCGCGGAACTCGAGCCGGTAGAGCACGTAGGCGGCGGGAACGCCGAGCAGGATCGCCAGCGCCGTCGCGAGGCTCGCCTGCGTCAGCGTGTTGCCGAGTACGCGCCAGCTGCGGTCGAGGCCGAGCACCTCGGGGATACCGCCGAGGTCAAGCGCAGCACCGTCCGTCAGGCCGGTTGCGACGAGCGCCGCGACCGGCCATAGGAAGAACAGTCCAACGAAGCAGAGCGGGATCGCCGCCGCGAGCGTCCAACCGAGCGCCCCAAGCGGGCGCCGGATCAGTGCGCGCACGGCGGCTCTCCCCTCGTTCGAATCGCGTGCCGGCTAGAGGCCGACCGCGTCGCCGAGGGTGCGAAGCCAGCCGTCGAGGCCAGCCTGGATCTCCTTCGACGTGAGGTCGTGCGACTGGCCCGCAGCGGGCAGCGGTGCGAACTTCGCCCAGCTCGACGGCAGCTCGACAGCCTCGTCGATCGGGTACATGTACATGTTGTCGGCGATGCCCGACTGGAACTCCTCCGAGAGCAGGTACTCAACGACCGCGCGTGCGCCCTCGGGGTTCGCGCTCCCCTTCAGCACGCCCGCGTACTCGACCTGCTGCGAGCAGGTGTCGAGCAGCGCGCGGGTGTTCGAGGCGGTCTCGTCCTCGTTCACGGTGAAGGCTGGCGACGTCGAGTACGAGACCACGATGGGCCTCGTGCCCGTCTCACTGACGCCGCTGAACTCGGTGTTGTACGCCTCGGTCCACCCCTGCACGACGCGCGCGCCGTTCCCTTCGAGGCTCTTCCAGTAGTCAACGAAGCCGTCTTCGCCGAATGCGGCGATCGTCGCGATCATGAACGATGCGCCCGTACTCGACGCCGTCGGGTCGAGCAGCACGGCGAGATCCTTGTACCTAGGGTCGGCGAGGTCCTCGAACGTCGCGGGCTCCGCGAGCCCCGCTTTCTCGAACCAGGCCGTGTCGATGTTCACGCACGTTGCGCCCATATCGATCGGAGCGAGCGGCACCTCCGCAGACTCAGCCTTCTGGCCGTCGAGCTCGGCGACGATCGCCGCGCCCCGCGCGGGCAGGATGTCGGCGGGCAGCGACTCGACAACGTCGTTCTCCATGAGCCGCGATGCGAAGGTGTTGTCGATGCCGAAGAACGCATCGGCGATGGGTGCGCCCTTGGTCAGCACGAGCTTGTTTGCGAGCTCGCCGCCATCGCCCGCGGTGACGACCTCGACGTCGTATCCGGTCGCGGCGCTCGCGGCCTTCGCGAACTCCTTCCCGTCGACGAAGCTGTCGTGGACGACGAGCGAGACCTTCCCCGCGTCACCGCCGGTGCTAGCGCCGCCGCCTTCCGGGTCGCCGCCGGCGCAACCGATAAGGGCGAGCGCGCCGGCGAGCGGGAGCGCAAGCAGGCCGAGGGCCCGAGAGAGTGAGCGGGCGTGCGAGGTTGAGTGCGTGAGAGTACGCATAACGAGAAGAGTCCTTCCTCCGCTGGCATGAACCAGATCAGGTTGAACGGTCGGAGCACGCGTGCTCCCTCTCAGCCCCGCGCGTCGGGACTCCCGTGGATTGCTCCCCTAGCCTAGCCTTTTCGGCCCGGCCAGCGCCAGCCGGCCCGTTTCCCCTCGTCTTTCGGTGCCTCCGTGAGGTCGACCGCGTCCCACGAGTACGCTTCGACGAGCGCGTCGGGGTCGAGGCTGTCGGCACCGAGGCTGTCAGCACCGAGGCTGTCAGCACCGGCGGACGTGCCGCCCGCGTCAGATTCGCCCTGCTCAGTGGTGCTGTCTGTGGTGCTGTTTGGGGCTCTGCCCGCCTCGTGCTGGTCGAAGAGTTCGGCCTCGCGCACCGCCGCAGCCGCGGCCGCCGCCGCCTCCACTGCCGACGCCGTTGCGGCGAAGTCGGGCTGCTCAGCCGTCGCGTCGGCATCAAAGTCAGTATCGAGGCCGGCCTCAACATCGAACTCGAGGGGTTCGGTGAGCTGATCGTCACTGTCGTCCGCCGACCCGGCAGCCTGCCACGAGCGCGGCACGAGGGGCGACACCGGTGCAAGATGCTCACCGGTCTCGCCGATCTTGTCTGGCCCAACGGCCCCGGGCCCAACGGCCACAGACGAACCGGCCCCCGACCCACCGGCCACAGACGCGGGCGCTGCCGCGGCGCCGGCCGCGTCAGCGGGCACGCTCTCGGGTGCCACTTCGTGGCGCTCGTCGCCGAGCCCCAGTCGCGCTTTCACCTCGGCTGGCCCATCCATGACCCGCCGGGCGAGGTCAGCGCGAGCCGCGAGGGCTCCGAGCATGGCGCCAGCGCCGAGTTCCAGGGCTGCGAGACCCGCGGCAGCCCAGACGTTCGGCCCGACCTCGGCGAGCCTGCCTGGGCCGAGAGATCCACGGGCGGCCCAGTTGAGCAGCGCGATGGCTCCCCCCGAGACTACGGCCGCGGCGACGACCTGGGATGCGACCACCGCGAGCGACTGGCGGCGGGCGGTCTCTCCGAGCGCGATGCCGATAGCGAGGCCAGCGAGCACGAGCAGCAACGGAGCGATCACCGCGACGCTCCCCCAGCCGTCAGGAATCGCGGCGAGCACGGGGATGCCCGGCATGGGTCCCAGCAGTTGCCCGAACGGCGACGCCGAGCTGCCGACTCCCACCGCGAAGCCTGAGCCCGTGAGCCACGCCCCGCTCCAAATCACGAAGACCGGGAAGAGCGCGACCTGCAGTACAAACATGAGCACAGTGCCCCACAGGTCGAGCTGCAGCGCCTCTGACGCCGCAATCACGAGCGCGAATCGCGTGAGTAGCGCTAGGGCCAGTCCGAGGGCCGCGAGGCCGACGTAGGCAGCAAGCAACATCGCTGCGAGTCGGAAGGCCTGGCCCGCGCGGTGCGGGAACGCCGCGGGGCCCTTAATCCCGATTCGTCCGAGCCAGGTCTCGACGGCGCCGACGGCCGCGAGCCACCACCCGTGCTCGTCGCGCGCGGCGCGCACGGTGTACGCGACGCCCGAGGGAACCGCCCACACGAGGGCGGCCGCGCCGGCCGACGCCGCCCACCCGACGGCGACGGTCACGTCGCCCGAGTGGGCGATCACGGCGTGCAGGATCGCGGCAACGGCCCCGAACCCGATCGCGCCTCCGAGCACGCCCGCGGCGCCAGCCCCACCGCGCGCGGCTGAGCGCCACCCGGCGCGACCAGCGAAGGCGGCCGTGACGGCCGTGATCCCGAGCGGCGCGAGCGAGATCGCGAACTGCAGCGGCTCTGGCGCGAAGCCGAGCACCTGCATGACCTCGGCCGAGAGACCCACCGCGAGTGGCGAAAAGTGGGCGAGCAGCCACGCGGCCCCCGCGCCGCCAAACACCGCCGAGGGTTCAGCCGCGAGGCCAAACGCGAGCCACCAGACGAGGAACGCATAGGCTGCGACCGCGACCAACGACGCCAGCGCGACCGCGATGGCCTCAATCGTCGCGACGATCCCGGTCAGTATTGCTCTCATCGTCCGAAAGTCTACCCGGCGATGACGCGCGGGTTACCAGCTTGCGGCCACCGCGCGGTGCGCTTCGAACAGCGGGACGGTTGTGCCTTCGGGGGCGCGCCCGAAGCCGCACTCGGTCGCCACGCCGAAGTCGCGCTCAAGGACGCCCGCGGCCGCAGCAATGCGCCGGCCCGCCCCCTCTGCCCCGTCCTCGCGGTGTACGAGCCCGAGGTAGAGCTCGCTCGTCGCGGGCAGGCTCAGCGCCGCGAGCGGAGCGAAGTATTCGGCGTCGTCGCGCTCGATAGGCACGGGCAGGTGGAGCCAGGTGAGTCCGCGCGCGCTCCGCTCAAGCACCGCGTTTGCGAAGCGGGTGAGGTGCTCTGCATCGCGTGGCTCGACGAAGTGCTTCTCGGCGACGTCGCCGTAGCAGAGGTGAACGCCGACCTCGACGTCAGTGGGAACCCTGTCGATCTGGCGGGCGAGCCGCTCGGCGGTGCCCGCCCACGGGTCGGAGAACCACTCGTACCGTTCGCCCGTGAACCCGGTGAGTCCCTCAAGGATCGCGAACTCAAGCGCGGCGTCCCACTGCACCGCAAGCTCACCGTGCGGGATCGTGCGCAGGATCTCGGCGAGCTCTGCGGCGAGCGCGCGTTCGTAAAGCGGCTCGAACGCCTCGCGGTCGCTCGCGGCTACGAGGCTCGCGACGACGCCGAGCGGCGTCGGGAGCGAGACCTGGAAGCGGGTCTCAGCTGGGATGACCCCCGCGGCCTTGAGCTCAGAGAATGTTGCCCACGATTCGAGGGCCGCAGCCGCGTACCCGAGCGGTGGTAGCTGGACCTCATCCGCGGTCACGCCCTCGGCGAGCTTCACCGGCCGGATATCAAGCATGCGTAGCGGGATCGGCGTGTCCCCAACGCGCTCGATGCCGTCGGCTTCCCCGAGCCTGTCGGCCTGGAACAGGATCCAGTGGAACCGCTCCCCCACCTCACCGTCGGGGATGCGCTTGAGCAACGGCCCGAGGTGCTCGGCGGCGACCCTGAACGTCGTCTCCGCGTCGTCGAAGTTGATGCTTCCCACGAGGTGGGCTCCCTGGACCGTGTGCTGCTCGCTCATAGGTCAAGTATCGCCGACGAGGCGCAGTTCCCGCCGGTGTGTTGCGCCGTGTGACCGCGGCAGGCCTCTGTTGTCCCCTGCCGGGCGGCTACTCGCCGTGTGCGGCGGTGACCGTCACCGTCGAGCCGCCGGCGAGCATGCGCGACACCGGGCAGCGGGCGTGCGCGGCAGCGGCGAGCCTGTCGGCCTCGCCGCCCGATTTGCCCTCAAACGTCAGCACGGCGTGACCGGCAAACTCGTAGCC
This portion of the Leucobacter komagatae genome encodes:
- a CDS encoding ABC transporter ATP-binding protein — translated: MSAHSGVEAGAGAGAWAGAGAGLVVDGASVAYRRDEPIVRDANFAVGRGEVVALLGPSGCGKSTLLRAIAGLEPLSSGTVRWAGEDLAGVPPHKREFGLVFQDGQLFSHRSVSENIAYGLRVKRWARAQRDARVEELLALVGLPGFGSRAVTELSGGQRQRVALARALAPSPRLLLLDEPLSALDRELRERLALDLASLLRETGTTAILVTHDEGEAATIADRVLRMREGRVAE
- a CDS encoding ABC transporter permease, which gives rise to MRALIRRPLGALGWTLAAAIPLCFVGLFFLWPVAALVATGLTDGAALDLGGIPEVLGLDRSWRVLGNTLTQASLATALAILLGVPAAYVLYRLEFRGRGVLRAILTVPFVLPAVVVGVAFTALYGPGGALHWLGLDRSLTVVVLALAFFNVTVVARTVGGYWAQLDTRQGQAARTLGGGPVRVFMTVTLPALGPALASAAALVFLFCATSFGVVLILGGREFANIETEIYRLTVQFLDLRSAAVLSLVQFAIVTLALGVSAILRGHSERPNEARSEVRPPRRSDAPVIAVFGATVLLLHVLPIGALVRRSLAGPGGVGFSLENYRALVDPPPSSPLHGSVFDSAALSLGIACIATLIAVTLGMVVALVVSRRPRSRALSRGIAVYDAAIMLPLGISAVTLGFGLLLTMHRPFGIGFDLRTSVVLIPIAQALVALPLVVRTLTPVLRAIDPRTREAATMLGASPLRVLGTIDLALLGRSAGLALGFAFAVSLGEFGATAFLVRPDAQTLPVAIAALVANPDPASYGAALAASVVLGALAAGIMVFAERWRVDAGVGGSW
- a CDS encoding thiamine ABC transporter substrate-binding protein, producing the protein MRTLTHSTSHARSLSRALGLLALPLAGALALIGCAGGDPEGGGASTGGDAGKVSLVVHDSFVDGKEFAKAASAATGYDVEVVTAGDGGELANKLVLTKGAPIADAFFGIDNTFASRLMENDVVESLPADILPARGAAIVAELDGQKAESAEVPLAPIDMGATCVNIDTAWFEKAGLAEPATFEDLADPRYKDLAVLLDPTASSTGASFMIATIAAFGEDGFVDYWKSLEGNGARVVQGWTEAYNTEFSGVSETGTRPIVVSYSTSPAFTVNEDETASNTRALLDTCSQQVEYAGVLKGSANPEGARAVVEYLLSEEFQSGIADNMYMYPIDEAVELPSSWAKFAPLPAAGQSHDLTSKEIQAGLDGWLRTLGDAVGL
- a CDS encoding DUF6350 family protein; this translates as MRAILTGIVATIEAIAVALASLVAVAAYAFLVWWLAFGLAAEPSAVFGGAGAAWLLAHFSPLAVGLSAEVMQVLGFAPEPLQFAISLAPLGITAVTAAFAGRAGWRSAARGGAGAAGVLGGAIGFGAVAAILHAVIAHSGDVTVAVGWAASAGAAALVWAVPSGVAYTVRAARDEHGWWLAAVGAVETWLGRIGIKGPAAFPHRAGQAFRLAAMLLAAYVGLAALGLALALLTRFALVIAASEALQLDLWGTVLMFVLQVALFPVFVIWSGAWLTGSGFAVGVGSSASPFGQLLGPMPGIPVLAAIPDGWGSVAVIAPLLLVLAGLAIGIALGETARRQSLAVVASQVVAAAVVSGGAIALLNWAARGSLGPGRLAEVGPNVWAAAGLAALELGAGAMLGALAARADLARRVMDGPAEVKARLGLGDERHEVAPESVPADAAGAAAAPASVAGGSGAGSSVAVGPGAVGPDKIGETGEHLAPVSPLVPRSWQAAGSADDSDDQLTEPLEFDVEAGLDTDFDADATAEQPDFAATASAVEAAAAAAAAVREAELFDQHEAGRAPNSTTDSTTEQGESDAGGTSAGADSLGADSLGADSLDPDALVEAYSWDAVDLTEAPKDEGKRAGWRWPGRKG